One Streptomyces sp. V4I8 genomic window carries:
- a CDS encoding beta-galactosidase — translation MFALPPRVLFGAAYYHEYQPHERLKDDLDLMAEARFTVIRVGESVWSTWEPENGRFDLDWLQPVLDGGHERGITVILGTPTYAVPPWLARQYPEIAGEYRTGVRHGWGARQEVDFTHPAFRFHAERIIRKIVGRYAGHPAVIGFQVDNEPGLHLFHNHGVFQRFTDDLRERYGDVETLNREWGLVYWSHRLSTWADLWTPDGNVQPQYDLAWRRFQARLTTEFIAWQAEIVREYARPGQFVTTCISYDRQGVEDDKLTERLDVTAGNPYYTMQDALALPDRNRAGQDWTTNGTWALYRSADRMYSSRQEPFLVTETNAQAISYPWNNRPAYDGQYRQAAWALISRGASMIEYWHWHTLHFGAETYWGGVLPHSGRPGRVYRELAALGKELESAGDLVASLTPDADVAFLYDGPSKWALQAQPPLAKPDGGPDERSYETVFDAFYRGAFDAGLQSRILHPGQLPDIALPSVLIVPAYYAADDAALDRLKAYAEQGGHLVLGPRTAYGDHEARARTDVQPARLAEAAGVTYDEFSNLDGPLPVTGTGALALPPEAHALHWADGLQPQGGAEELAHYEHPHFGRWPAATTHRHGAGRITYVGTVPNPAFARALLQWAAPAADAWRPAHPSVTSTSARSRDGHRVRFLHNWSWEQVTVPVPEAVRDVLSGALYPAEVLLGAWDVKVLQEQ, via the coding sequence ATGTTCGCGCTTCCGCCCCGTGTCCTGTTCGGCGCCGCCTACTACCACGAGTACCAGCCCCACGAGCGGCTCAAGGACGACCTCGACCTGATGGCCGAGGCCCGTTTCACCGTGATCCGGGTCGGCGAGTCCGTCTGGTCGACCTGGGAACCGGAGAACGGCCGGTTCGACCTCGACTGGCTTCAGCCGGTGCTGGACGGCGGCCACGAGCGGGGCATCACGGTGATCCTCGGGACGCCGACGTACGCGGTGCCGCCGTGGCTGGCCCGGCAGTACCCGGAGATCGCGGGGGAGTACCGCACCGGCGTCCGCCACGGCTGGGGTGCCCGACAGGAGGTCGACTTCACCCACCCGGCGTTCCGCTTCCACGCCGAGCGGATCATCCGCAAGATCGTCGGCCGCTACGCCGGCCACCCGGCGGTGATCGGCTTCCAGGTCGACAACGAACCCGGACTGCACCTCTTCCACAACCACGGGGTGTTCCAGCGCTTCACCGACGACCTGCGCGAGCGGTACGGCGACGTCGAGACCCTCAACCGCGAGTGGGGCCTCGTCTACTGGTCGCACCGGCTGTCCACCTGGGCCGACCTCTGGACCCCCGACGGCAACGTCCAGCCGCAGTACGACCTGGCCTGGCGGCGCTTCCAGGCCCGGCTCACCACCGAGTTCATCGCCTGGCAGGCGGAGATCGTGCGTGAGTACGCCCGCCCCGGCCAGTTCGTCACCACCTGCATCTCCTACGACCGCCAGGGCGTCGAGGACGACAAGCTGACCGAGCGGCTCGACGTCACCGCGGGCAACCCGTACTACACGATGCAGGACGCCCTCGCCCTGCCCGACCGGAACCGCGCCGGCCAGGACTGGACGACCAACGGCACCTGGGCGCTCTACCGCAGCGCCGACCGCATGTACTCCTCCCGCCAGGAGCCGTTCCTGGTCACGGAGACCAACGCGCAGGCCATCAGCTACCCGTGGAACAACCGCCCCGCCTACGACGGCCAGTACCGCCAGGCCGCCTGGGCGCTCATCTCACGCGGCGCCTCGATGATCGAGTACTGGCACTGGCACACCCTGCACTTCGGCGCCGAGACCTACTGGGGCGGCGTCCTCCCGCACAGCGGCCGCCCCGGCCGCGTCTACCGCGAACTCGCCGCGCTGGGCAAGGAGTTGGAGTCGGCAGGCGACCTGGTGGCGTCCCTCACCCCGGACGCCGACGTCGCCTTCCTCTACGACGGTCCGAGCAAGTGGGCGCTCCAGGCGCAGCCACCCCTGGCCAAGCCCGACGGCGGCCCGGACGAGCGGTCGTACGAGACCGTCTTCGACGCCTTCTACCGGGGCGCCTTCGACGCCGGCCTCCAGTCCCGCATCCTCCACCCCGGCCAACTCCCCGACATCGCACTGCCGTCGGTCCTCATCGTTCCCGCCTACTACGCGGCCGACGACGCCGCCCTGGACCGGCTGAAGGCCTACGCCGAGCAGGGCGGCCACCTCGTGCTCGGCCCCCGCACCGCCTACGGCGACCACGAGGCGCGCGCCCGCACCGACGTCCAGCCCGCGCGCCTCGCCGAGGCGGCCGGCGTGACGTACGACGAGTTCAGCAACCTGGACGGCCCGCTCCCCGTGACCGGCACGGGCGCCCTCGCCCTCCCGCCCGAGGCCCACGCACTTCACTGGGCGGACGGTCTGCAACCGCAGGGCGGCGCCGAGGAGTTGGCGCATTACGAGCACCCGCACTTCGGTCGCTGGCCCGCCGCCACCACCCACCGCCACGGCGCCGGCCGCATCACCTACGTCGGCACCGTCCCGAACCCGGCCTTCGCCAGGGCCCTGCTCCAGTGGGCGGCCCCGGCCGCCGACGCCTGGCGCCCGGCCCACCCGAGCGTCACGTCGACCTCGGCCCGCTCTCGGGACGGTCACCGGGTCCGCTTCCTGCACAACTGGTCGTGGGAGCAGGTGACCGTCCCCGTGCCCGAGGCCGTACGAGACGTGCTGTCGGGCGCCCTGTACCCGGCTGAAGTGCTCCTGGGAGCCTGGGATGTGAAGGTCCTCCAGGAGCAGTGA
- a CDS encoding CaiB/BaiF CoA transferase family protein: protein MIASQLPLSGITVVSLEQAVAAPYATRQLADLGARVIKVERPGGGDFARRYDTTVHGTSSYFVWLNRSKESVSLDFKDPRGRAILDRLLDGADVFVQNLAPGAADRLGLGVEALAERWPRLIPCTISGYGTSGPWADRKAYDLLVQCQTGLVSLNGTPEETARVGISVADIAAGMYAYSGILTSLYTRATTGRTHPVEVSLFEALAEWMGQPAYYTRYGGSQPPRLGTQHATIAPYGAFPAADGKEILFSIQNEREWTALCAEFLGRPDLTDDPRFATGSARVAHRDELNAIVAERCARSDAEEILKDLESIAIACAGVNDVAAFLDHPVLAARGRWRDIAVPGGAMVEALLPPADLAGLPARMDPVPAAGEHTEAILTELGSTEAEIEALRADAVI, encoded by the coding sequence ATGATCGCGTCGCAGCTTCCCCTGTCCGGCATCACGGTGGTCAGCCTCGAACAGGCCGTGGCCGCCCCCTACGCCACCCGGCAGCTCGCCGACCTGGGCGCACGCGTGATCAAGGTGGAGCGGCCCGGAGGCGGGGACTTCGCCCGCCGGTACGACACGACGGTGCACGGCACCTCCAGCTATTTCGTCTGGCTCAACCGATCCAAGGAAAGCGTTTCGCTGGACTTCAAGGACCCCCGGGGCCGTGCGATCCTCGACCGGCTCCTCGACGGCGCCGACGTGTTCGTGCAGAACCTCGCGCCGGGCGCGGCCGACCGACTCGGCCTGGGGGTCGAGGCGCTCGCCGAGCGGTGGCCGCGGCTGATCCCGTGCACGATCTCCGGGTACGGCACGTCCGGGCCGTGGGCCGACCGCAAGGCGTACGACCTGCTGGTGCAGTGCCAGACCGGACTGGTGTCGCTGAACGGCACCCCCGAGGAGACCGCCAGGGTGGGCATCTCCGTGGCCGACATCGCCGCCGGGATGTACGCGTACAGCGGCATCCTCACCTCCCTGTACACCCGCGCCACCACCGGCAGGACCCATCCGGTCGAGGTGTCCCTGTTCGAGGCGCTGGCGGAGTGGATGGGCCAGCCCGCCTACTACACCCGGTACGGCGGCAGCCAGCCCCCGCGGCTGGGCACCCAGCACGCCACCATCGCGCCCTACGGCGCCTTCCCGGCCGCCGACGGCAAGGAGATTCTGTTCTCCATCCAGAACGAGCGTGAGTGGACCGCCCTGTGCGCGGAGTTCCTGGGCCGGCCCGACCTGACCGACGACCCGCGGTTCGCCACGGGCTCGGCGCGGGTGGCGCATCGCGACGAGCTCAACGCCATCGTGGCCGAGCGCTGCGCCCGCTCCGACGCCGAGGAGATCCTCAAGGACCTGGAGTCCATCGCCATCGCCTGCGCCGGGGTCAACGACGTCGCCGCCTTCCTGGACCATCCGGTCCTGGCCGCGCGCGGCCGCTGGCGGGACATCGCCGTACCCGGCGGGGCGATGGTGGAGGCCCTGCTCCCGCCGGCCGACCTCGCCGGCCTGCCCGCGCGCATGGACCCGGTACCGGCGGCGGGCGAGCACACCGAGGCCATCCTCACCGAACTCGGCAGCACGGAGGCCGAGATCGAGGCCCTGCGCGCCGACGCCGTCATCTGA
- a CDS encoding MFS transporter, producing the protein MGTAPVDRPLRRHRPFLLLCGEQIAGSVGRQTTTLALALLAVTGLGAGPLGAAALLALTYLPGALLSPLAGLLVDRMPLRRLVFVATGLQALVVGSVPLADALGHVGWVHLYAVAVLSGTLTFTLSVALQAALPRVVATEQLLRANSALTAARTTGQVGGPALGGVLVGLLGAGPALLAGSAAYAVEALLLLALPASLDSPVGSRGSGRESPLAALRAGFAVVRAEWQLRRMVLSAAGLNLGSGAATALFVLYATDDLSLPAWQLGTVYAVHSAATMVGILVAGRFARSTGLWAATRLCAPAAGVALFLIPAASLGWAFALLFAYQVCYGIAATVWAISMTTTQQLVTPQELQGRVAGFVQAALLVTVPVGALGGGALAAWLGNVPVLVASAGFALLSAATLWLPGRAAEATGAANGAQGVEDGPEASPTGPGGSAKGAGQEGQERH; encoded by the coding sequence ATGGGCACCGCACCGGTCGACCGGCCGCTGCGCCGGCACCGGCCCTTCCTGCTGCTGTGCGGCGAGCAGATCGCCGGTTCGGTCGGCCGCCAGACGACCACCCTCGCGCTGGCCCTGCTGGCGGTGACCGGACTGGGCGCCGGGCCGCTCGGGGCGGCCGCGCTGCTCGCCCTGACCTATCTGCCCGGCGCCCTGCTGAGTCCCCTGGCCGGGTTGCTCGTGGACCGGATGCCGTTGCGCCGGCTGGTGTTCGTGGCGACCGGGCTCCAGGCGCTCGTCGTCGGCTCGGTCCCGCTCGCCGACGCCCTCGGGCACGTCGGCTGGGTCCACCTCTACGCGGTCGCCGTCCTGTCGGGCACCCTCACCTTCACCCTGTCGGTCGCCCTCCAGGCGGCACTGCCCCGGGTCGTCGCGACGGAGCAGCTGCTGCGCGCCAACTCCGCGCTGACGGCGGCCCGCACGACGGGCCAGGTCGGCGGCCCCGCCCTCGGCGGCGTCCTCGTCGGGCTGCTCGGGGCAGGCCCCGCGTTGCTGGCCGGCAGCGCGGCCTATGCCGTCGAGGCACTGCTGCTGCTCGCCCTGCCCGCCTCCCTCGACTCTCCGGTCGGATCCAGGGGTTCGGGCCGGGAGTCGCCGCTCGCCGCGCTGCGGGCGGGCTTCGCCGTCGTCCGGGCCGAGTGGCAGCTGCGGCGGATGGTCCTGTCGGCCGCCGGGCTCAACCTCGGCAGCGGCGCGGCCACCGCGCTCTTCGTCCTCTACGCGACCGACGACCTGTCGCTGCCCGCCTGGCAGCTGGGCACGGTGTACGCCGTCCACAGCGCGGCCACCATGGTGGGAATCCTCGTCGCGGGCCGGTTCGCGAGGTCGACGGGGCTGTGGGCGGCCACGCGGCTGTGTGCGCCGGCGGCGGGCGTGGCGCTCTTCCTGATCCCGGCGGCGTCCCTGGGGTGGGCCTTCGCGCTGCTGTTCGCGTACCAGGTGTGCTACGGCATCGCCGCCACCGTGTGGGCGATCTCCATGACGACCACGCAGCAGCTGGTGACACCGCAGGAGCTGCAGGGGCGTGTCGCCGGGTTCGTGCAGGCCGCCCTGCTGGTGACGGTGCCGGTCGGGGCGCTGGGCGGCGGGGCGCTGGCCGCTTGGCTGGGCAACGTGCCGGTTCTGGTGGCCTCGGCGGGCTTCGCGCTGCTGTCGGCGGCGACGCTGTGGCTGCCGGGGCGAGCGGCGGAGGCGACGGGAGCGGCGAACGGGGCGCAGGGCGTCGAGGACGGGCCCGAGGCCTCGCCGACCGGTCCCGGCGGTTCGGCGAAAGGCGCAGGTCAAGAGGGACAGGAGCGCCATTGA
- a CDS encoding DUF5825 family protein, which produces MAKGVTGARNVRTLRECENHSLTCSWNLLYGFPGETADDYAPVVAQLPALVHLQPPSGAHRIQLERFSPHFTDPGLGFRERRPAEMYRHVYDLPERELADLVYLFDTPDAGIDGTVEEALQQAVEEWIVGYPESSLVMEVDDEDADGVVVRDRRYGLPHRTHRFAGWQAVALRRLEDGRTEPALHRLLADDGHTVPAEALSEWLTHALSLRLLFQDGRTYVALPTRDLPAGKHEPLAEHVVPSPRGDRMTSGLPLDVTHLRNGRLVDVTEPLPLGAGGRATAVAVRFLRECQGVGLRVRWRPSYEEPAYDMTLLRHLPPPVESPGERGELSSWRAGHAYGMLYYRRGPGFVTVMGRRDRAASARFTLDHADLLSAFETVLEPSPLRELSAAHREAVGLLAAERLALVTDGWVVALPPRIRRWPVPATGI; this is translated from the coding sequence ATGGCCAAGGGGGTCACCGGTGCCCGCAACGTCCGTACGCTCCGGGAGTGCGAGAACCACTCGCTGACCTGCTCCTGGAACCTGCTGTACGGCTTCCCGGGCGAGACCGCCGACGACTACGCACCGGTCGTCGCCCAACTCCCGGCGCTGGTCCACCTCCAGCCGCCGAGCGGCGCCCACCGCATCCAGCTCGAACGCTTCAGCCCGCACTTCACCGATCCCGGCCTGGGCTTCCGCGAGCGCCGGCCCGCCGAGATGTACCGGCATGTGTACGACCTGCCCGAGCGCGAACTGGCCGATCTGGTCTACCTCTTCGACACCCCGGACGCCGGCATCGACGGCACGGTCGAGGAAGCCCTGCAGCAGGCCGTCGAGGAGTGGATCGTCGGGTATCCGGAGTCGTCGCTGGTGATGGAGGTGGACGATGAGGACGCGGACGGCGTCGTCGTGCGCGACCGGCGCTACGGCCTGCCGCACCGCACCCACCGTTTCGCCGGGTGGCAGGCGGTCGCGCTGCGGCGGCTGGAGGACGGGCGCACTGAGCCGGCCCTCCACCGGCTGCTGGCCGACGACGGACACACGGTCCCGGCGGAGGCGCTGAGCGAGTGGCTCACGCACGCCCTGTCCCTGAGGTTGCTGTTCCAGGACGGCCGGACGTATGTCGCCCTGCCCACCCGCGACCTCCCGGCGGGCAAACACGAGCCGCTCGCGGAGCACGTCGTACCCTCCCCCCGCGGTGACCGGATGACCTCCGGCCTGCCACTCGACGTCACCCACCTCCGGAACGGTCGCCTCGTGGACGTGACCGAACCGCTGCCGCTGGGGGCGGGAGGGCGCGCGACCGCGGTGGCGGTGCGGTTCCTGCGCGAGTGCCAGGGCGTGGGCCTGCGGGTTCGCTGGCGGCCGTCGTACGAGGAACCGGCGTACGACATGACCCTGCTGCGCCATCTGCCACCGCCGGTCGAAAGTCCCGGTGAACGGGGGGAGTTGAGCAGCTGGCGGGCCGGGCATGCCTACGGGATGCTCTATTACCGGCGTGGGCCAGGCTTCGTCACCGTGATGGGCCGCAGGGATCGTGCCGCCTCGGCGCGCTTCACCCTCGATCATGCCGATCTGCTCTCCGCGTTCGAGACCGTGCTGGAGCCCTCGCCCCTGCGTGAGCTGAGCGCCGCGCACCGCGAGGCCGTCGGGCTGCTGGCCGCCGAACGGCTCGCCCTGGTGACCGACGGGTGGGTGGTGGCCCTGCCGCCCCGGATCCGGCGCTGGCCCGTCCCCGCCACGGGGATCTGA
- a CDS encoding MarR family winged helix-turn-helix transcriptional regulator, producing the protein MTATDPALTALAQGWCALSLLHGRIEAHIERALQAGHDLSVREYSLLDVLSRQHDGEGGHLQMKQVADAVVLSQSATTRLVTRLEDRGLLSRYLCPTDRRGIYTDVTEAGLTLLEEARPTNDKALRQALDEAAKNPELAPLVRAVETLRVPA; encoded by the coding sequence ATGACCGCCACAGATCCCGCGCTCACCGCGCTGGCCCAGGGCTGGTGCGCCCTCTCCCTGCTGCACGGCAGGATCGAGGCACACATCGAGCGGGCCCTGCAGGCCGGGCACGACCTGAGCGTGCGCGAGTACTCCCTGCTCGACGTCCTCAGCCGCCAGCACGACGGCGAAGGCGGCCACCTGCAGATGAAGCAGGTCGCCGACGCCGTCGTCCTCAGCCAGAGCGCCACCACCCGCCTCGTCACCCGCCTGGAAGACCGCGGCCTGCTCTCCCGCTACCTCTGCCCCACCGACCGCCGCGGCATCTACACCGACGTCACCGAAGCAGGACTCACCCTCCTCGAAGAGGCACGCCCCACCAACGACAAGGCCCTGCGCCAAGCCCTCGACGAAGCCGCGAAGAACCCCGAACTCGCCCCGCTGGTCCGGGCGGTGGAGACACTCCGCGTACCGGCCTGA
- a CDS encoding helix-turn-helix domain-containing protein, whose protein sequence is MKELAGRLTALDPDAGAAVRVIAYFDRLGESRAGLEALVRGAAVLAGVPARLMDADRRVHVRVEADGTRRESEVPPDPAWPFAALTPGGAPALWLERAQEAEPSVVDAVILERAAAAVRLVLDRTRGRAPADDPALVETVLDATAPEAARLHAARRLGLDPAAPARVLAPLDGRPRIVPAQGDAEPPVGRVGVGPVVPVLELPRSWSQARVALRFTAEGTAQDPGPGVVHADELGDVALLADLVVPGAEPPPDVRALEAAAAAAPWLLTTLHAVAATVSLRAAAAEINVHHSTLQQRLAHAEHLLGWPLRTPQGRFRLGLALAMRHLVRNQRNGSEGTREQ, encoded by the coding sequence ATGAAAGAGCTGGCCGGACGCCTGACCGCGCTCGATCCGGATGCCGGGGCCGCCGTCCGTGTCATCGCCTACTTCGATCGGCTCGGCGAGTCCCGGGCCGGGCTGGAGGCGTTGGTGCGCGGCGCCGCCGTGCTGGCCGGGGTGCCGGCGCGGCTCATGGACGCGGACCGGCGTGTGCATGTGCGGGTCGAGGCCGACGGGACGCGCCGGGAGAGCGAGGTGCCGCCGGATCCCGCGTGGCCGTTCGCCGCGCTGACGCCGGGCGGCGCTCCCGCGCTGTGGCTGGAGCGGGCTCAGGAGGCGGAGCCGAGTGTCGTCGACGCGGTGATCCTGGAGCGGGCCGCCGCTGCCGTACGGCTCGTTCTCGACCGGACGCGCGGGCGGGCGCCGGCCGACGATCCGGCGCTGGTCGAGACCGTTCTCGACGCCACGGCTCCGGAGGCGGCACGGCTGCACGCGGCCCGTCGGCTGGGGCTCGACCCCGCCGCACCGGCCCGCGTCCTCGCCCCGCTCGACGGCCGCCCCCGGATCGTCCCCGCGCAGGGGGACGCCGAGCCGCCCGTGGGCCGGGTGGGCGTAGGCCCCGTGGTTCCGGTGCTCGAACTGCCGCGCTCCTGGTCACAGGCCCGCGTCGCGCTCCGGTTCACGGCCGAGGGCACTGCGCAGGATCCGGGCCCCGGCGTCGTGCACGCCGACGAACTGGGCGATGTCGCGCTCCTCGCCGACCTCGTCGTACCGGGCGCCGAGCCGCCGCCCGACGTGCGGGCCCTGGAGGCGGCCGCGGCGGCCGCGCCCTGGCTGCTCACCACGCTGCACGCCGTCGCGGCGACGGTGAGCCTGCGGGCGGCGGCGGCCGAGATCAACGTCCACCACTCCACGCTCCAGCAGCGGCTCGCGCACGCCGAGCACCTGCTGGGCTGGCCGCTGCGCACTCCCCAGGGCCGGTTCCGGCTGGGTCTGGCCCTGGCGATGCGGCATCTGGTGCGGAACCAGCGGAACGGTAGCGAAGGCACACGCGAGCAGTAG
- a CDS encoding alpha/beta hydrolase — MSQVPPPVPPPFDPELAAALELIKDVISPGLAMDEIADIRQGPGIQMLAELDLTLDGFFEVEDRTVPGPAGAPEISLLICRPAAPADAGPRPVIYHVHGGGMVLGNNRVGVDAALVWARELDAVVVSVEYRLAPEHPHPAPIEDVYAGLEWTAKNAAELDADPQRIVVAGASAGGGLSAALALLTRDRGGPELIGQLLMCPMLDDRNDSPSTYQMAGLGVWDRTANETGWTALLGERRGGPDVPAYAAPARAEDLSGLPPAFLDVGSAETFRDEVVAYASRIWQAGGVAELHVWPGGFHGFDGFAPQAALSQACRAAHLAWLRRLLSH; from the coding sequence ATGAGCCAGGTCCCGCCGCCGGTCCCGCCCCCGTTCGATCCCGAGCTCGCCGCAGCCCTGGAGCTCATCAAGGACGTGATCTCGCCCGGCCTCGCGATGGACGAGATAGCCGACATCCGCCAGGGCCCGGGCATCCAGATGCTGGCCGAGCTGGACCTGACCCTGGACGGCTTCTTCGAGGTCGAGGACCGGACGGTGCCGGGCCCGGCGGGCGCCCCCGAGATCTCCCTGCTGATCTGCCGGCCCGCCGCCCCGGCGGACGCGGGTCCGCGGCCCGTGATCTACCACGTCCACGGCGGCGGCATGGTCCTCGGCAACAACCGCGTCGGCGTCGACGCCGCCCTGGTCTGGGCGAGGGAGCTGGACGCGGTCGTGGTGTCCGTGGAGTACCGGCTCGCGCCCGAGCACCCGCACCCCGCGCCGATCGAGGACGTGTACGCCGGCCTGGAGTGGACGGCGAAGAACGCCGCCGAGCTCGATGCCGACCCGCAGCGGATCGTCGTCGCCGGTGCGAGCGCAGGCGGCGGGCTGTCCGCGGCACTGGCCCTGCTCACCCGGGACCGTGGCGGCCCGGAGCTGATCGGCCAGCTGCTGATGTGCCCGATGCTGGACGACCGCAACGACAGCCCCTCCACGTACCAGATGGCGGGTCTGGGCGTCTGGGACCGTACGGCGAACGAGACCGGCTGGACGGCTCTGCTCGGTGAGCGCCGTGGCGGGCCCGACGTCCCCGCGTACGCGGCGCCGGCCCGTGCCGAGGATCTGTCCGGGCTGCCCCCGGCCTTCCTGGACGTCGGCTCCGCGGAGACCTTCCGTGACGAGGTCGTCGCCTATGCCTCCCGGATCTGGCAGGCGGGTGGGGTGGCCGAGCTGCATGTGTGGCCGGGTGGCTTCCACGGGTTCGACGGGTTCGCTCCGCAGGCGGCGTTGTCGCAGGCGTGCCGCGCGGCGCATCTGGCGTGGTTGAGGCGGCTGTTGAGCCACTGA
- a CDS encoding TerC family protein — protein MNVSLSVWLLTIVALCALVAVDFFIGRKPHDVSLREAGTWTIVWVVLACLFGVGLYFYGGGGPTGEFFAGYITEKSLSVDNLFVFVLIMAKFAVPSQYQQRVLMVGVIMALVLRAGFIAAGAAIISTFSWVFYLFGAFLIWTAWKLVQDARKEEHEEEYQENKLLKMAEERFGVADRYHGTKLFITENGKRIMTPMLVVMLAIGSTDVLFALDSIPAIYGLTQDPYIVFTANAFALMGLRQLYFLIGGLLKKLVHLSYGLSIILGFIGVKLVLHALHESGVHVPEISIPFSLGFIVLVLAVTTVTSLRASKKQEQAKVEDLA, from the coding sequence GTGAACGTCTCTCTCTCCGTCTGGCTCCTGACCATCGTCGCCCTGTGCGCGTTGGTCGCCGTGGACTTCTTCATCGGTCGCAAACCCCACGACGTCTCCCTCCGGGAAGCGGGGACGTGGACGATCGTCTGGGTCGTCCTGGCCTGTCTGTTCGGCGTCGGCCTGTACTTCTACGGCGGCGGCGGGCCCACGGGCGAGTTCTTCGCCGGGTACATCACCGAGAAGTCCCTGAGCGTCGACAACCTCTTCGTCTTCGTCCTCATCATGGCGAAGTTCGCCGTGCCCTCGCAGTACCAGCAGCGCGTCCTGATGGTCGGCGTGATCATGGCCCTCGTGCTGCGGGCCGGCTTCATCGCGGCCGGCGCGGCGATCATCTCCACGTTCTCCTGGGTGTTCTACCTCTTCGGTGCCTTCCTGATCTGGACCGCCTGGAAGCTCGTCCAGGACGCCCGCAAGGAGGAGCACGAGGAGGAGTACCAGGAGAACAAGCTGCTGAAGATGGCGGAGGAGCGCTTCGGCGTGGCCGACCGCTACCACGGCACCAAGCTGTTCATCACCGAGAACGGCAAGCGGATCATGACCCCCATGCTGGTCGTGATGCTCGCGATCGGCTCCACCGACGTCCTGTTCGCCCTGGACTCCATCCCCGCCATCTACGGGCTGACCCAGGACCCGTACATCGTCTTCACCGCCAACGCCTTCGCCCTGATGGGCCTCAGGCAGCTGTACTTCCTCATCGGGGGCCTGCTGAAGAAGCTGGTCCACCTCAGCTACGGCCTGTCGATCATCCTCGGCTTCATCGGCGTCAAACTCGTCCTGCACGCGCTGCACGAGTCCGGCGTCCACGTCCCCGAGATCAGCATTCCCTTCTCCCTCGGCTTCATCGTGCTGGTCCTGGCGGTGACGACGGTGACGAGCCTGCGCGCTTCGAAGAAGCAGGAGCAGGCGAAGGTGGAAGACCTGGCCTAG
- a CDS encoding LLM class F420-dependent oxidoreductase, with protein MRVGVHINRFDHPGGGPALGAELAAAGAAAEAAGVSWLSVMDHYFQMEFNDRAEDPMLEAYTTLGFLAAHTSTVRLGALVTGVTYRHPGLLAKIATSLDVLSGGRATLGIGAAWYGREHEGLGVPFPPVAERFERLEETLRICLQMWAPEADGPFEGKHYRLTETLCVPAPVSSPHPEIMIGGGGEKKTLRLVARYGDACNLFATSPDEVGHKLDVLRGHCDTEGRDYDEIRKTVLYMGEAAAEGDLDAFTRDIAGYTELGIDTVILGPRTGEPAAFIENFAAPAVRRLAGLD; from the coding sequence ATGCGGGTCGGCGTGCACATCAACCGGTTCGACCATCCCGGGGGAGGCCCCGCGCTCGGCGCCGAACTGGCCGCCGCGGGCGCTGCCGCCGAGGCGGCCGGGGTGAGTTGGCTGTCGGTGATGGACCACTACTTCCAGATGGAGTTCAACGACCGCGCCGAGGACCCCATGCTGGAGGCCTACACGACTCTCGGCTTCCTCGCCGCCCACACCTCCACGGTCCGCCTCGGCGCCCTGGTGACCGGCGTGACCTACCGCCACCCCGGTCTGCTCGCCAAGATCGCCACGTCGCTCGACGTGCTGTCCGGCGGCCGGGCCACCCTCGGGATCGGCGCTGCCTGGTACGGGCGGGAGCACGAGGGGCTCGGCGTGCCGTTCCCGCCGGTCGCCGAGCGCTTCGAGCGGCTGGAGGAGACCCTGCGGATCTGCCTCCAGATGTGGGCCCCAGAGGCCGACGGCCCCTTCGAGGGCAAGCATTACCGGCTGACCGAGACCCTGTGCGTGCCGGCGCCGGTCAGCTCCCCGCACCCCGAGATCATGATCGGCGGGGGCGGGGAGAAGAAGACGCTCCGGCTGGTCGCCCGCTACGGCGACGCCTGCAACCTGTTCGCCACCTCGCCGGACGAGGTCGGGCACAAGCTCGACGTCCTGCGCGGCCACTGCGACACCGAGGGGCGCGACTACGACGAGATCCGCAAGACCGTTCTCTACATGGGCGAGGCGGCCGCCGAGGGCGACCTCGACGCCTTCACCCGGGACATCGCGGGCTACACCGAGCTAGGCATCGACACGGTGATCCTCGGCCCGCGCACGGGGGAACCGGCGGCGTTCATCGAGAACTTCGCGGCTCCGGCCGTGCGGCGGCTGGCCGGGCTCGACTGA